One stretch of Acanthochromis polyacanthus isolate Apoly-LR-REF ecotype Palm Island chromosome 16, KAUST_Apoly_ChrSc, whole genome shotgun sequence DNA includes these proteins:
- the LOC110948023 gene encoding apolipoprotein B-100-like yields MRDSKLCLVILLITPALTYAQDEDTSCLLNKRYKAYHKYEYMYEAESLNAINGGSHLRNGPKVTCKVEIEVPRACSFIIRTTGCQLSEVLDMDPEGKPVFSPSPSSDAFAAEMEKYPLKVVVEGVYNVKLYTEDGETTTALNIKRGIVSALAVPLVEEDMNKNMPTIHGMCKSQFTINAREDIATDISLTRDLSRCDKFNPIRDHTSPLALISGMHYPLAQLIRSSQTCNYKFDNEKKHMTSGSCTENHILIPLSHKGEYGVANIGKQELTLVQVSPHRDRVFYLSDIMKELHMDAVEDKSVVQDKDAALNLLRELATLSEIDGDRRALLFQKLVSMVRGMKTKTLTPAIPEALEVSRVLTYQVLAQCGTPECSSAIMHILRTFDTTSLEVDAAVFAMGIMSNPSALLIHDLLEMAKYKSSKPIMYSLSNVVKRFYKTEEKLIPEIYSVADFMAAQLGDCTGDKDSTFMTLRVIGNMAPAVIPAGPVLRGAVMQCVNQPAASPAVQQAAIQVFRLTPVPEEVRDVFMQVLLNSANPVHKRIAAYLVLMKDPCPSELTQLANVLPREQDQQVKSFVISHITNILSSSGPETQELRQKIHDALQDNEIGTIMDPTKFSRNYKIGSLEGNMIFEDTSYLPKELMLEMTLKAFGFDIDMMEIGMEGKGFEPTVDALFGENGFFPDTALKTMYFVSDNMPRRVSEFLQNMIPAHKRDRMKRQTSHNFMREIGRNLNKLVRELKSAESPEAMVYLRLLGNELGYLRTNEMEKMAYSAAMMIDSMLKIFPADVMRALMTKADNTIFAHYIFMDNEFFLPTVTGVPLRVSLSGTFTPGIKGGLKIARDDMSEVTFMPSAGIEFVTRIGSHIPEYVNSGLEMHTNMFHESGLNAKILVGNDQIKLTIPAPTSPTKFIKISNSLVSVAGSEVKTIPPMVMDKVDVRECTPVFAGMKYCSELQYTDAFSQETAPFFPFTGDSKLAVEFHPTGEVTEYTATVEYKLLKEGDEGRQKIDSVNFILRAEGAHPTEAIAVVKYNRKKNAITADIQIPDYDVEAGLRLGVVDGNTKGKGTHSISLDFINKNIPVLSLVGRANLKAMKEGMLQVQLLVPSINADATVTANMKRDEELELEVKSNFKLMETTSEQKITIKYDASKIEVELKSDVDSQILDVLPHSDMINKYGNDLLDMRVGEIDMKVRQIFKEFVEATNSHLQMYTADYPYIQNFRVPDFPEITLPETLFLNVETKAVYHFNPEHYTIVIPLPLGGKSTEDLNFPPALTTPNLYLPQFGLEISSVEIPVPEFVFPESLTFPLPLCGKAEVLTAMRSNLYNIEASAAAGKDVMETPSYSAKFDVKGTSPIEILSMKMEGSGMLVSTDSIKAQLKSSLTHKFIEATFSITEDATITDKINLKSSSKMEAKSPLGLSVVLEHNGMFGINTEEMSANNNFEGKIAVGPIYGKTTSTQSFNIFPFRPEAKFDSTVQLDSTFVKAQNTIAATLLDGEFSAVSNTNAFEDTFTHVADVSFKDSKLSLKCDANAFAFGMKIRNQAEASAGAGEMIMKMETNADHSDNRVYSLLTASLDVNGLAVNSDASVNLLENEATHKASLKMNKDGLTTSGTTTLQSPLFFENTFDAGLDSTRASLSINNKAAVGDMKVDNANTLIITLSRLDFTSKAEATASECASYTHDVTFDLKPYSASANVNNNLKLLNANFINEAQLQAELYKMDLTGSLKAIYGEEEIKHTYQVSYADMSGNAKCSTTGKLFGTHLSHNTELEVIGLAARISNDARFNSQPVRFDHTIRCSIVPFDFNLDAIFNADGDMTMYGKHSAQLYGKFLVKAQPLAFASSHECRASVNQQLNNGLSLETIFDHNMDTALSLQEQKTSFRMKSKLNEHVFNQDINIYNTPERTGIEASGTILTNIINSVSADNQEFAISGFLKYDKNRDYHIIQLPLIEILPAFLENIKGFVVHLAEALQDYINNDEVRAKLEALPEQLSDFVAQMNTEEKAIQLLQSFTDLTQNYVISMEDVEASLRNLKITVEKLLADFTVYLQNFVSMMKETILSGNFPEGFAQQIQDMLNAINEEFDIKGMLVYVIDTIRDTVHEIDLDKLKDTSIAFLYDIDTKYEIKMNLKDFMNFIREMIERFDLAEFVSDLVRFISHEINHFIQNLVNEMPTKILSEAIDNTLKIIENLNIVDNINSFYAKMRKLIVKFEFDKKVQAVLEKAVELIKQYRIEETISAAFKMVKDADIPSKLMQVFQDVINYLKEIEIKDIIYKLNAYIGIIEEKIRSFDYNDFVDHFNQIIAKYTAYVNDAIRSLEIPQKLKASRDFANFIISSVRDSLDQLREVKIAAKDIIDKIVFNNLRQFSEIFKKKIVKLDVNAEINTFIQCASQCYTKFRAFVSGILTSVADQKITREILQIIEGLVCGFMEAELSIPAFTVPLTDLVVPSMTVSIKKLHHFEIPSQLDIPEFTVLSFHTVPATTLSISDIKQRIIDFIDSILNLELEMFNIDTSFGHLTSSYLPTLPELSLPEITVPEFSFLTLPHFSADKLVNFPLEMPTMKLPAIPSALLIPAFGKLSYEIKINIPIYTAWNAAQVQNSLDVDGNPQLTAFLTSQGTSPTFEILNFNLDSNVRIDIPKEHPMTSRETLKFTHDFFAVDHQASVTFSDFSAQASAKTTIKANTAPYSAELLNEAFLATRGGLSASVDTSYKHSLNLPGVTGEASATQKSVAHQEGTSITFTVENQGIASYNSHQLTHKSDLQVIASPDTVKVTLTVDTDAFLLKMRQTLSADFVLFTNLKFDVRSEAEGPAIRRSLLEGSVNVNLHDTKLEVKATHSSDLTGFISGPLNNVIYVVVCPTEVVFNFQNKGNTRVNFNDALTAKIDLQNDYSATLRPDNQHFNTVALARLNQYKLLWNFTVENKDKEFAVLAAVEGKANLDFLTRPISIPEIDLPFIEFKTPAISNLNLYDQMGLKYILISPEQSVDAEVKMVYQKSQADPFAKKIRLIPSMGNVITELSFKSAIINLNVNAGMDAEDDLVFHLGATTASVFEGLKAKLDGTTSLTTKRGIKLANSLSLENPHIEGTHGSTISVSTDTWETDMSVATVAKVALPRLNMQVNQNLVADTKTKANAVSSFRVKGNFNIPMIKYDGKAEADHNLKMEGTFEYISMESSTRGSMDGTVFEEYLVLGVLDNEANLYLNSDGLRSTSKVTANAKLNFGAIKVIGMDVNENLDIEASLSRVYAVLKYTGNNEANVFNFNTKGKHIAQATIDFAPTSSLTADVEIDVSQPTSLGDFTIFEKTVAEVTAAKQMISTNAKFASPVYTTSMVIEVEGSIPVFKIIYKSSATSPIVILEYDLESSTTINVEQAGLGLTGKTVFRNNDFIMDIVPILSHTLSGSHVTLNVDITSPDFTDVNLRYAIRKDGISATISIPSTGLLGLQLNGKIPSQLNARLYGRYASDPGKDVDIATIRVSNKGTDKKMNLKLGFNIEAPEIMLSGLQEKVPAITACLSSFAEKHQLFGHAALLKNIIMDSVEEAYNSANTHELHLSQVSILFRNTVAQYQKNVQVFLDAAIRVLRDTRVKLPGSEEMTPLIEVISKLTTRITNMLEKPSHMVSVNVEYAFNAVVDIISKTEVTMPDGDVIAGAKIIEQIKEWLKTMPNPVVGILKHLKSLDMSLEKLGDVLKTFVDKAQDFVDNSLKSDFLDTIAVYINAFYVKQVNLMKTAKECLNLVMTTEYMNDINYTLNGIRSAVNQLRSTVTDYVQQAPAQYRSYLKLKGKKLEISI; encoded by the exons TGAACAAAAGGTACAAAgcctaccacaaatatgaatacatGTATGAAGCTGAATCCTTGAATGCCATCAATGGAGGTTCACATCTCAGGAATGGCCCTAAGGTCACTTGCAAG GTTGAAATTGAGGTTCCTCGGGCATGTAGTTTCATCATCCGTACAACTGGCTGCCAGCTGAGCGAGGTGCTCGACATGGACCCAGAGGGAAAGCCTGTGTTCAGTCCTTCACCCAGTTCTGATGCCTTTGCTGCTGAAATGGAGAA ATATCCTCTGAAGGTCGTGGTTGAGGGTGTGTACAATGTGAAACTGTACACTGAGGATGGCGAGACAACAACAGCCCTGAACATCAAAAGAGGTATCGTCTCCGCCCTGGCTGTGCCTCTGGTGGAAGAAGACATGAACAAGAACATG CCCACTATCCATGGTATGTGCAAGAGCCAGTTCACCATCAACGCTAGAGAGGACATTGCAACAGACATCAGCCTCACGAGGGATCTGTCCAGATGTGACAAATTTAACCCAATAAGAGATCACACCAGTCCTCTGGCACTTATCTCTGGCATG CACTACCCTCTTGCTCAGCTGATCAGAAGCTCCCAAACCTGCAACTACAAGTTTGACAATGAGAAGAAACACATGACCTCTGGCTCCTGCACTGAGAACCACATCCTCATTCCCTTGTCACACAA AGGAGAATATGGAGTTGCCAACATTGGAAAGCAAGAACTGACTCTGGTTCAGGTTTCTCCTCACAGAGACAGAGTATTTTACCTCA GTGATATCATGAAGGAGCTTCACATGGATGCTGTTGAGGACAAGAGTGTTGTCCAGGATAAAGATGCAGCTCTGAATCTCCTGAGAGAACTGGCCACTCTGTCCGAGATCGACGGCGACAGGAGGGCCCTCCTCTTCCAAAAGCTGGTCTCCATGGTCCGTGGAATGAAGACCAAGACCCTGACTCCTGCCATTCCTGAGGCTCTGGAAGTGTCCCGTGTCCTGACCTACCAGGTTCTGGCTCAGTGTGGAACCCCTGAGTGCAGCAGCGCCATCATGCACATCCTGAGAACCTTCGACACCACCTCGCTCGAGGTTGATGCTGCAGTTTTCGCGATGGGAATCATGTCCAACCCCTCTGCCCTCCTGATCCATGACTTGCTGGAGATGGCCAAATACAAGAGCAGCAAGCCCATCATGTATTCCCTCAGCAATGTTGTCAAGAG ATTttacaaaactgaagaaaaactgaTCCCTGAGATTTACTCCGTTGCTGACTTCATGGCTGCCCAGTTGGGTGACTGCACTGGAGACAAGGATAGCACTTTCATGACACTGAGA GTTATTGGAAACATGGCTCCAGCTGTGATTCCTGCTGGTCCTGTCCTCAGAGGTGCTGTGATGCAGTGTGTGAACcaacctgcagcttctccagctgtGCAGCAGGCTGCCATCCAGGTGTTCAGGCTGACTCCCGTCCCTGAGGAG GTGAGGGACGTCTTTATGCAGGTTCTCTTGAATAGCGCAAACCCCGTGCATAAACGCATTGCTGCATATCTGGTCCTCATGAAGGACCCCTGCCCAAGTGAACTGACCCAGCTGGCTAATGTCTTGCCCCGTGAGCAGGACCAACAAGTCAAGAGCTTTGTCATCTCCCACATCAccaacattttgtcctcaagcGGGCCTGAGACCCAGGA ACTCAGACAGAAGATCCATGATGCCCTGCAGGATAATGAGATTGGAACCATTATGGATCCCACCAAGTTCTCTCGCAACTACAAGATTGGATCCTTGGAGGGCAACATGATCTTTGAGGACACCAGCTacctgcccaaggagctcatgCTTGAAATGACACTGAAGGCATTTGGCTTTGACATCGACATGATGGAG ATTGGCATGGAGGGCAAAGGATTTGAGCCAACAGTGGATGCTCTGTTTGGAGAGAATGGATTCTTCCCTGACACTGCCCTGAAGACGATGTACTTTGTCTCTGACAACATGCCCCGGAGAGTCAGTGAGTTCCTGCAGAACATGATACCTGCTCACAAAAGGGACAGAATGAAGAGACAA ACCTCCCACAACTTTATGAGAGAGATCGGACGTAACCTCAACAAACTGGTGAGGGAACTGAAGTCTGCTGAGTCTCCAGAGGCGATGGTTTATCTGAGACTTTTGGGAAATGAGCTGGGTTATCTAAGGACCAATGAAATGGAGAAAATGGCCTATTCTGCTGCCATGATGATCGACAGCATGCTTAAGATCTTCCCAGCTGAT GTAATGAGGGCACTGATGACTAAGGCTGACAACACAATCTTTGCTCATTACATCTTCATGGACAATGAGTTCTTCCTGCCGACTGTCACTGGTGTGCCTCTGAGGGTTTCACTGTCTggtactttcacccctggtatCAAGGGTGGACTTAAGATTGCTCGTGATGACATG AGCGAAGTGACCTTCATGCCCTCCGCTGGCATTGAATTTGTGACTCGGATTGGCTCCCACATCCCAGAATATGTCAATTCTGGATtagaaatgcacacaaacatgttcCATGAGAGTGGTCTCAATGCCAAGATCCTCGTTGGAAACGACCAAATCAAGCTGACCATTCCTGCTCCAACGAGTCCGACAAAATTCATCAAAATATC AAACAGCCTTGTTTCAGTGGCAGGATCAGAAGTGAAGACCATCCCTCCTATGGTAATGGACAAGGTTGATGTTCGTGAGTGCACTCCAGTCTTCGCTGGAATGAAATACTGCTCTGAACTGCAGTACACTGATGCTTTCTCTCAGGAGACCGCTCCATTCTTCCCCTTCACCGGAGACAGCAA ATTGGCTGTGGAGTTCCATCCTACTGGTGAAGTCACTGAGTACACAGCCACTGTTGAATACAAGCTGCTCAAGGAGGGAGACGAGGGCCGGCAGAAGATTGACTCTGTGAACTTCATTCTGAGGGCTGAGg GTGCACATCCCACTGAAGCCATAGCAGTCGTGAAATACAACAGAAAGAAGAATGCAATCACAGCCGACATCCAGATCCCTGACTACGATGTGGAGGCTGGTCTTAGGTTGGGTGTTGTTGATGGAAACACCAAGGGCAAAGGAACCCACTCCATCTCTCTCGATTTCATCAACAAGAATATCCCTGTGCTCTCTCTGGTTGGCCGTGCCAA TCTGAAGGCCATGAAGGAAGGTATGCTGCAAGTTCAGCTTCTGGTCCCCTCAATCAATGCTGATGCCACTGTCACCGCTAACATGAAACGAGATGAAGAGTTGGAATTGGAAGTTAAGAGCAACTTCAAATTGATGGAAACAACATCTGAACAGAAAATCACCATAAAATATG ATGCCAGCAAGATTGAGGTTGAATTGAAGTCTGATGTGGACTCTCAGATCTTAGATGTGCTGCCACATTCTGACATGATTAACAAGTATGGTAATGACCTTCTTGACATGCGGGTAGGAGAGATTGACATGAAGGTCCGTCAAATCTTCAAGGAATTTGTGGAG GCAACAAACAGCCACTTGCAAATGTATACAGCTGATTACCCTTACATTCAGAACTTCAGAGTGCCTGATTTTCCTGAGATTACACTGCCAGAGACACTATTCCTGAATGT tGAGACCAAGGCTGTCTACCACTTCAACCCTGAGCACTACACCATTGTTATACCTCTGCCTCTTGGAGGAAAGTCAACAGAAGATCTTAACTTTCCACCAGCTTTAACTACACCTAACTTATATTTACCCCAGTTTGGACTGGAAATTTCCTCTGTGGAGATTCCAGTCCCAGAGTTTGTTTTCCCTGAGAGCCTTACCTTTCCCCTTCCTCTTTGTGGCAAAGCTGAGGTTTTAACTGCGATGAGGAGCAACTTATACAATATCGAGGCTTCAGCGGCTGCTGGCAAAGATGTTATGGAAACACCAAGCTATTCAGCAAAATTTGATGTGAAAGGAACCTCTCCAATTGAGATCCTCTCCATGAAGATGGAAG GCTCTGGGATGTTGGTCTCCACTGATTCCATCAAAGCACAGCTGAAAAGCTCTTTGACCCATAAATTCATTGAAGCCACTTTTAGTATCACTGAGGATGCAACCATCACAGATAAAATCAATTTGAAATCTAGCAGCAAGATGGAAGCCAAAAGCCCACTTGGTCTCAGTGTTGTCCTTGAGCACAATGGCATGTTTGGAATCAACACTGAAGAAATGTCTGCTAACAATAACTTTGAGGGGAAGATTGCAGTTGGACCCATCTATGGCAAGACCACTTCAACCCAGTCATTCAATATCTTCCCATTCAGACCAGAAGCAAAGTTTGATTCTACTGTTCAGTTAGACTCCACCTTTGTTAAGGCCCAGAACACAATTGCTGCAACACTTCTCGATGGTGAATTCTCAGCTGTGTCTAACACTAATGCCTTTGAAGACACCTTCACTCATGTTGCTGACGTTTCCTTCAAAGACAGCAAGCTGTCACTGAAATGTGATGCAAATGCCTTTGCTTTTGGTATGAAGATCCGCAACCAAGCGGAAGCATCTGCTGGTGCCGGTGAAATGATCATGAAGATGGAAACAAATGCAGACCACTCTGACAACCGTGTTTACTCTCTGCTGACTGCTTCTCTTGATGTCAATGGTCTGGCTGTCAACAGCGATGCCAGTGTCAATCTTCTTGAGAACGAGGCTACTCACAAGGCttctctgaaaatgaacaaggaTGGTTTGACCACAAGTGGAACAACTACCCTCCAGAGCCCCCTGTTCTTTGAGAACACCTTTGATGCTGGGCTTGATTCTACAAGGGCCTCTCTGTCCATTAACAACAAGGCAGCAGTCGGTGATATGAAGGTTGACAATGCCAACACTCTGATCATTACTCTCTCTAGGCTTGACTTCACCTCAAAGGCTGAAGCCACTGCAAGTGAGTGTGCCTCTTACACTCATGATGTCACCTTTGACCTGAAACCCTACAGTGCCTCTGCAAATGTTAACAAtaacctcaaacttctgaatgCCAACTTCATTAATGAGGCACAACTGCAGGCAGAACTTTACAAGATGGACCTGACTGGAAGCCTGAAGGCCATCTATGGTGAGGAAGAGATCAAGCACACCTATCAGGTCAGTTATGCCGATATGAGCGGCAACGCAAAGTGCAGCACCACTGGAAAACTCTTTGGGACTCACTTGAGCCACAACACTGAACTCGAAGTTATCGGTCTGGCAGCTAGGATCAGCAATGATGCCCGCTTCAACTCACAGCCAGTGCGCTTTGACCACACCATCCGTTGCAGCATTGTTCCTTTCGATTTCAATCTTGACGCCATCTTCAATGCTGATGGAGACATGACCATGTATGGAAAGCACAGTGCCCAGCTCTATGGCAAGTTCCTTGTGAAAGCACAACCTCTGGCTTTTGCCAGCTCACATGAATGCAGAGCATCAGTGAACCAGCAGCTGAACAATGGTTTGTCTCTTGAGACAATTTTTGACCACAACATGGATACTGCTCTGTCGCTCCAAGAGCAGAAGACCAGTTTTAGAATGAAGTCTAAATTGAATGAACATGTCTTTAATCAAGACATAAATATATACAACACTCCCGAGAGAACCGGAATTGAGGCTTCTGGTACCATCTTAACAAACATCATCAACTCAGTCTCTGCAGACAACCAGGAGTTCGCCATCTCTGGCTTCTTAAAGTATGACAAGAACAGAGACTACCATATAATTCAGCTCCCTCTGATTGAAATTCTGCCTGCCTTCTTAGAAAACATCAAAGGATTTGTTGTGCATTTAGCAGAGGCACTGCAAGACTACATCAACAATGATGAGGTCAGGGCTAAACTTGAGGCTCTTCCCGAGCAGCTTAGTGACTTTGTTGCTCAAATGAATACTGAAGAAAAGGCAATCCAACTACTGCAGTCTTTCACTGATTTAACCCAAAACTATGTCATCTCCATGGAAGACGTGGAAGCCTCTTTGAGAAACTTGAAGATTACAGTTGAGAAACTTCTGGCTGATTTCACTGTTTACCTCCAGAACTTTGTTAGTATGATGAAGGAGACTATTCTTAGTGGCAACTTCCCAGAGGGCTTTGCTCAGCAGATTCAGGACATGTTAAATGCCATTAATGAGGAGTTTGACATCAAGGGTATGCTTGTGTATGTGATTGACACCATAAGAGACACGGTCCATGAGATTGACCTGGACAAACTAAAGGACACCAGTATTGCATTCCTGTATGATATTGATACCAAGTATGAAATCAAGATGAATCTGAAGGATTTTATGAATTTTATTAGAGAAATGATTGAGAGATTTGACTTGGCAGAGTTTGTTAGTGATTTGGTGAGATTCATTTCTCATGAAATTAACCATTTCATTCAGAACCTTGTCAATGAGATGCCTACAAAGATTCTCAGTGAAGCAATAGACAATACTTTGAAAATCATTGAGAATCTCAACATTGTTGATAACATTAATTCATTCTATGCCAAGATGAGAAAATTGATTGTAAAGTTTGAGTTTGACAAAAAGGTTCAAGCTGTCTTGGAGAAGGCTGTGGAGCTCATTAAACAGTACAGGATTGAGGAAACCATCAGTGCTGCATTCAAAATGGTGAAAGATGCAGACATTCCTTCTAAACTCATGCAAGTCTTCCAGGACGTTATTAACTATTTGAAAGAAATAGAGATTAAGGATATCATTTACAAGCTGAATGCATATATTGGCATTATTGAGGAAAAAATTAGGTCATTTGATTATAATGACTTTGTAGATCACTTCAATCAAATAATTGCAAAGTACACTGCTTATGTAAACGACGCGATCAGATCTCTTGAAATCCCCCAGAAGCTTAAGGCATCAAGAGATTTCGCCAACTTCATCATATCCTCTGTTAGGGATTCTTTAGACCAACTGAGAGAAGTTAAAATTGCTGCAAAGGACATCATTGACAAGATTGTGTTTAATAATCTGAGgcaattttctgaaattttcaagaagaaaattgtgaaaCTGGATGTGAATGCTGAAATTAACACTTTTATCCAGTGTGCAAGCCAGTGCTACACAAAATTCAGAGCATTTGTCTCTGGTATACTCACCAGTGTAGCTGATCAAAAAATCACCAGGGAGATACTGCAGATCATCGAAGGGCTTGTTTGTGGATTCATGGAAGCTGAGCTGAGTATACCAGCCTTCACAGTTCCTCTCACCGATCTTGTTGTACCTTCCATGACGGTCAGCATAAAAAAGCTTCACCACTTTGAAATCCCATCACAACTGGACATTCCTGAGTTTACTGTCTTGAGCTTTCACACTGTGCCAGCCACTACCCTGTCAATCAGTGACATTAAACAGAGAATCATTGACTTCATTGATTCAATTCTCAACCTTGAGCTCGAGATGTTTAACATTGATACTTCATTTGGACACCTGACTTCAAGCTACCTTCCCACCCTGCCTGAGTTGTCACTTCCTGAAATTACAGTACCTGAGTTCTCCTTTCTCACACTTCCTCATTTTTCAGCAGACAAACTTGTGAACTTTCCTCTTGAAATGCCAACAATGAAGCTGCCAGCAATCCCCAGTGCGCTTTTGATTCCAGCATTTGGTAAACTGAGCTATGAGATAAAGATCAACATCCCCATCTACACTGCTTGGAATGCTGCGCAAGTCCAGAACTCACTTGATGTGGATGGCAATCCACAGTTGACAGCTTTTCTGACTTCACAAGGAACATCTCCAACATTTGAAATCCTTAATTTCAATCTGGATTCCAATGTTCGGATTGACATTCCCAAAGAGCATCCTATGACTTCTCGCGAGACCCTAAAGTTCACTCATGATTTCTTTGCAGTGGACCACCAAGCATCTGTAACATTTTCTGACTTCTCAGCTCAGGCTTCAGCTAAAACCACAATAAAGGCCAACACAGCACCCTACAGTGCTGAGCTTTTAAATGAAGCTTTCTTAGCCACCAGAGGTGGTTTATCTGCATCTGTTGACACCTCCTATAAACACTCACTCAACCTTCCTGGTGTGACTGGTGAGGCTTCTGCTACTCAAAAATCTGTGGCCCACCAAGAGGGTACCTCTATTACATTTACTGTTGAAAATCAAGGCATTGCCTCCTACAATTCTCATCAACTTACTCACAAGAGTGACTTACAAGTCATAGCTAGTCCAGATACAGTTAAGGTGACTTTGACTGTTGATACAGATGCATTCCTTTTAAAGATGAGACAGACCCTGAGCGCTGATTTTGTCCTGTTCACCAATTTAAAGTTTGATGTTCGCTCTGAAGCAGAAGGCCCCGCAATCAGAAGGAGCCTTTTAGAGGGATCAGTAAATGTCAATCTACATGACACAAAGCTCGAGGTTAAGGCTACCCATAGTTCAGATCTAACTGGTTTTATCAGCGGTCCCTTAAACAATGTGATTTACGTTGTTGTCTGTCCCACAGAAGTTGTGTTTAACTTTCAAAACAAGGGAAATACAAGGGTCAATTTTAATGATGCTCTTACTGCCAAAATTGATCTGCAGAATGACTACTCAGCAACCTTAAGACCTGACAATCAACACTTTAACACTGTGGCTCTGGCCCGTCTTAATCAGTACAAGCTGTTGTGGAATTTCACTGTCGAGAACAAAGACAAGGAATTTGCTGTTCTTGCTGCCGTGGAGGGGAAGGCAAATCTTGATTTCCTGACGAGGCCCATCAGCATTCCTGAGATTGACCTGCCTTTCATTGAATTCAAGACCCCCGCCATTAGTAATCTCAACTTGTATGACCAAATGGGGctgaaatacattttgatttCCCCTGAACAGAGTGTTGATGCAGAGGTTAAGATGGTTTACCAAAAAAGCCAAGCTGACCCCTTTGCCAAGAAAATTCGTTTGATTCCCTCTATGGGCAACGTAATTACAGAGCTGTCTTTCAAGTCTGCCATCATTAATCTGAATGTCAATGCTGGGATGGATGCCGAAGATGATCTTGTGTTCCATCTTGGAGCCACCACTGCCTCTGTGTTTGAGGGTCTAAAAGCCAAACTTGACGGCACGACCAGTCTGACCACCAAGAGAGGAATCAAACTGGCCAATTCCCTGTCCCTCGAAAATCCTCACATTGAAGGCACTCATGGCAGCACCATCAGCGTGAGCACTGACACTTGGGAAACTGACATGTCTGTGGCTACTGTTGCAAAGGTCGCCCTGCCAAGACTCAACATGCAAGTAAACCAAAATCTGGTTGCAGACaccaaaaccaaagcaaatgCTGTCTCCAGCTTTAGAGTGAAGGGTAATTTCAACATCCCTATGATCAAGTATGATGGAAAGGCTGAGGCAGATCACAATCTGAAGATGGAAGGAACTTTTGAGTATATTTCTATGGAGTCCTCTACCAGAGGAAGCATGGATGGCACAGTGTTTGAAGAATATCTAGTTTTGGGAGTCCTGGACAATGAGGCAAATCTATACCTGAACAGTGATGGCTTGCGTTCAACTTCTAAGGTTACTGCTAACGCCAAGCTTAACTTTGGTGCAATCAAAGTCATTGGCATGGATGTAAATGAGAATCTGGACATTGAAGCTTCCCTGAGCCGTGTGTATGCAGTGCTAAAGTATACTGGCAACAACGAGGCAAACGTGTTCAATTTCAATACCAAGGGAAAACATATTGCCCAGGCTACTATTGACTTTGCACCAACCTCTTCCTTGACTGCTGATGTTGAGATTGACGTGTCTCAGCCAACCAGCCTGGGTGACTTCACTATCTTTGAGAAGACTGTTGCTGAAGTGACAGCTGCCAAACAGATGATCTCTACTAATGCTAAGTTTGCCAGCCCAGTATACACCACAAGCATGGTCATTGAGGTGGAGGGCAGTATTCCTGTCTTCAAAATCATCTATAAGTCGTCTGCTACCAGTCCTATTGTCATCTTGGAATATGACCTGGAAt CCTCCACTACCATAAACGTTGAACAAGCTGGCCTAGGCCTGACTGGGAAGACGGTTTTTAGAAACAACGATTTTATCATGGACATTGTCCCCATTCTTTCACATACATtgag TGGCTCTCATGTCACCTTGAATGTGGACATAACCAGCCCTGATTTTACTGATGTGAATTTGCGCTACGCCATTCGCAAAGACGGAATCAGTGCCACAATTTCTATTCCATCTACTGGTCTCCTTGGTCTTCAGCTCAATGGCAAGATCCCATCGCAGTTGAACGCCAGGCTTTATGGCCGTTATGCT TCCGATCCTGGGAAAGATGTTGATATCGCCACCATCAGAGTTTCCAACAAGgggacagacaaaaaaatgaatctgaagTTGGGCTTCAACATAGAAGCCCCGGAAATTATGCTCAGCGGATTACAGGAAAAGGTTCCTGCCATCACTGCTTGTTTGTCTAGCTTTGCTGAAAAACATCAACTATTCGGACATGCTGCTCTGCTGAAGAACATCATAATGGACTCTGTTGAGGAGGCCTATAACTCTGCAAACACGCATGAATTGCATCTGAGCCAGGTGTCCATCCTCTTTAGGAACACTGTCGCTCAGTACCAGAAGAATGTTCAGGTCTTCCTGGATGCTGCCATCAGGGTCCTGAGAGATACCCGGGTCAAATTGCCCGGCTCTGAAGAGATGACCCCTCTCATTGAGGTGATCAGTAAGCTGACCACTAGAATTACCAACATGCTAGAGAAGCCAAGTCACATGGTGTCTGTTAATGTTGAATATGCTTTCAATGCAGTGGTTGACATCATCAGTAAAACTGAAGTTACAATGCCTGATGGCGATGTCATAGCTGGAGCCAAAATAATCGAACAAATCAAGGAGTGGCTGAAGACTATGCCTAATCCTGTTGTGGGTATTTTGAAGCATCTGAAGAGTTTGGACATGTCTCTGGAAAAGCTGGGTGACGTCCTAAAAACCTTTGTTGACAAAGCTCAAGACTTTGTTGATAACAGCCTGAAGTCTGATTTCCTCGATACCATTGCTGTCTACATTAATGCTTTCTATGTTAAACAAGTAAACTTAATGAAAACAGCCAAAGAGTGCTTGAACTTAGTTATGACCACCGAATATATGAATGACATCAACTATACTCTGAATGGTATCAGATCCGCAGTGAATCAACTCAGAAGCACTGTTACTGACTATGTGCAGCAGGCTCCTGCTCAGTATAGGTCTTATTTAAAACTAAAGGGTAAAAAGCTGGAGATTAGTATTTAA